The Pseudomonas aeruginosa genome includes the window GCCTCGGCGTCACGCCCTTCGAGCATGCCCTGCAGCCCCTGGCGCAGGTCCTGGCCGCTGGGCTGCTGGTAGGCGCCGAGGCCGAACTCCGGCATCACCGCCAGCAGGTAGTCGAACACGTCGCCCTGGATGCGCTCGTAGTCGACCCAGGCGGTGGTGCGGGTGAAGCAGTATATCTCCAGCGGGATGCCCTGGGCGGTCGGCTGCAACTGGCGGACCATGCAGGTCATGTGCGGATGGATGTCCGGATGGTTCTGCAGGTAGGCGAGGGCGTAGGCGCGGAACGTACCGATGTTGGTCAGCCGGCGGCGGTTGGCGGCCAGCGGGGCGACCCCGCCGTTGGCGGCATTCCACTCCTGCAACTCGGTCTGCTTGCGGGCCATGTATTCGGTGAGCAGGCGCACCTGGCTCAGGCGCCGCTCTTCCTTCTCGTCGAGGAAACGCACCTGGCTGGAGTCGACGTAGATCGCCCGCTTGATCCGCCGTCCGCCGGACTGCTGCATGCCGCGCCAGTTCTTGAACGACTCCGACATCAGGCGCCAGGTCGGCACCGAGACGATGGTCTTGTCGAAGTTCTGCACCTTCACGGTGTACAGGGTGATGTCCACCACGTCGCCGTCGGCGCCGACCTGCGGCATCTCGATCCAGTCGCCGACTCGCAGCATGTCGTTGCTGGTGAGCTGCACGCTGGCGACGAAGGACATCAGGGTGTCCTTGTAGACCAGCAGGAGGACCGCCGACATCGCGCCGAGGCCGGACAGCAGCAGGAGCGGCGAGCGGTCGATGATGATCGAGACGATGATGATCGCGCCGAACACGAACACGGCGATCTTCGCCAGTTGCACGTAGCCCTTGATCGAGCGGGTGCGGGCGTGCTCGGTACGCGCGTAGATGTCCAGCAGGGCATTCAGCAGCGCTGTGAGGGCGAGGATCAGGAACAGCACGGTGAAGGCCAGTGCCAGGTTGCCGAGGAAGTGCGCGGCCTTGTCCGGCATCTCCGGGATCCATGGCAGGCCGAATTGCACCAGCAGCGAGGGCGTGGTCTGCGCCAGGCGCTGGAACACCTTGTTGCGGATCAGGTCGCCGAGCCAGTGCAGCGCGGGCTGGCGGGCGAGCAGGTTGGCGGCGTAGAGGACGATGTAGCGGGCCACCCGGCCGAGGATCAGGGCGCCCACCAGCAGCAGGCCGAAGGCCAGGCCGGCGTGCAGGATAGGGTGTTGGTCGAGCGCCGACCAGTACCCGGAGAGCTGGTCGAGAAGGGATGTGGAGTCCATGGACAGGCGACTT containing:
- a CDS encoding mechanosensitive ion channel family protein, whose amino-acid sequence is MDSTSLLDQLSGYWSALDQHPILHAGLAFGLLLVGALILGRVARYIVLYAANLLARQPALHWLGDLIRNKVFQRLAQTTPSLLVQFGLPWIPEMPDKAAHFLGNLALAFTVLFLILALTALLNALLDIYARTEHARTRSIKGYVQLAKIAVFVFGAIIIVSIIIDRSPLLLLSGLGAMSAVLLLVYKDTLMSFVASVQLTSNDMLRVGDWIEMPQVGADGDVVDITLYTVKVQNFDKTIVSVPTWRLMSESFKNWRGMQQSGGRRIKRAIYVDSSQVRFLDEKEERRLSQVRLLTEYMARKQTELQEWNAANGGVAPLAANRRRLTNIGTFRAYALAYLQNHPDIHPHMTCMVRQLQPTAQGIPLEIYCFTRTTAWVDYERIQGDVFDYLLAVMPEFGLGAYQQPSGQDLRQGLQGMLEGRDAEARSFEALAAPSRSDEATV